In Candidatus Cloacimonadota bacterium, a single window of DNA contains:
- the mnmE gene encoding tRNA uridine-5-carboxymethylaminomethyl(34) synthesis GTPase MnmE — MIGHSDTIAAIATPIGTGGISVVRISGANSLKIIQKIFKGKTSTDNFSSHHIYYGEIYSGNQLIDDVLVSVFISPRSYTGEDVIEVSCHGGRFVTQKVLETVLSNGARLAEPGEFTKRAFLNSKMDLTEAESVIDLINSKTKRTQQAAINRLEGKLFQSIHGFISEISTLRSEIELDIDFSDQGIQKTSQSSTIVKIKSIHKKIVQLINSGNEGIILNEGYRVVIAGEPNAGKSSLFNKIIENERSIVTDIPGTTRDYIEEDIALDGYFIKLFDTAGLTESKEIIEKVGINKSYDLIEKSHLIIWVEDVLKKNKIKLSQSIILKDHIVVMNKVDLLKNEKLEGKLKDKIVSVSSLTGYGIPELKKAITDKIDIAKIDNSFGLISNTRQLAAAKKCEQKLKNAFNTAKLETGLEFVAFELREASEALEEIIGKITSDEIINSIFDRFCVGK; from the coding sequence AGCAGCAATTGCAACTCCTATCGGCACAGGAGGTATATCGGTAGTTCGCATTAGCGGGGCAAATTCTCTTAAAATTATCCAAAAAATATTTAAAGGAAAAACTTCGACAGATAATTTCAGTTCGCATCATATTTATTATGGTGAAATTTATTCGGGAAATCAATTAATAGACGACGTGCTGGTTTCCGTATTTATTTCTCCACGTAGTTACACAGGTGAAGATGTAATTGAGGTGAGTTGCCATGGAGGTAGGTTTGTAACGCAAAAGGTATTAGAAACAGTTTTATCTAACGGGGCGAGACTTGCCGAACCTGGTGAATTCACAAAGAGAGCATTCCTAAACAGCAAAATGGATCTTACGGAAGCAGAATCCGTTATTGATTTAATAAATTCAAAAACAAAACGTACGCAGCAAGCAGCAATAAATCGGTTGGAAGGCAAATTGTTTCAATCAATCCACGGGTTTATTAGTGAAATATCAACTTTGAGAAGCGAAATTGAACTTGATATTGATTTCTCTGACCAAGGGATCCAAAAGACATCGCAGTCAAGCACGATCGTTAAAATTAAATCCATACATAAAAAGATTGTTCAACTTATAAATAGCGGAAACGAGGGAATAATTCTTAATGAGGGTTATCGAGTCGTCATTGCCGGAGAACCGAATGCCGGGAAATCCAGTCTGTTCAATAAAATCATAGAAAACGAGAGATCAATTGTAACTGATATTCCGGGAACAACTAGAGATTACATCGAAGAAGACATAGCACTTGATGGGTATTTTATCAAACTTTTTGACACAGCCGGTTTAACTGAATCCAAAGAAATAATTGAAAAAGTCGGGATTAATAAAAGTTATGATTTAATTGAGAAATCCCATCTGATTATCTGGGTTGAAGATGTTTTGAAAAAAAACAAAATCAAATTGTCCCAAAGCATAATACTCAAGGATCATATTGTTGTTATGAACAAAGTAGATTTGCTGAAGAATGAAAAATTAGAAGGAAAGTTAAAGGATAAAATAGTTAGCGTTTCTTCTCTAACCGGCTACGGAATACCTGAGCTGAAAAAAGCGATAACTGATAAAATTGATATTGCAAAAATTGATAATAGTTTCGGATTAATTAGTAATACTCGCCAACTTGCGGCTGCAAAAAAATGCGAACAAAAATTAAAAAATGCATTCAATACTGCAAAGTTGGAGACAGGTTTAGAATTTGTTGCTTTTGAGTTAAGAGAAGCAAGCGAGGCGCTTGAGGAGATAATCGGAAAAATTACAAGTGATGAAATTATTAATTCAATTTTTGATCGATTTTGTGTAGGGAAATAA